A genomic segment from Bradyrhizobium sp. ISRA430 encodes:
- a CDS encoding SDR family NAD(P)-dependent oxidoreductase yields the protein MPHAAIAKDNVAVITGGASGIGLAAAMAFAQAGMKLCIVDVDQARLTEAATKLSSVAGAANVMTTVTDVSKPESVAELERAVRERFGGADILMNNAGIQPGSTLFGEPDNWQRIIGVNMWGIIHGSRIFAPGMIARGKAGIIINTGSKQGITTPPGDPAYNVSKAGVKAFTEALQHELRNTRGCRITAHLLIPGFVFTGLTAKGRTEKPAGAWTPEQTVDFMLTRLEAGDFYILCPDNDVPRALDEKRMLWAAGDIIENRPPLSRWHPDHAEAFKRFVEGN from the coding sequence ATGCCACATGCCGCCATTGCCAAAGACAACGTTGCCGTGATCACCGGCGGCGCGTCCGGCATCGGTCTTGCCGCCGCCATGGCCTTCGCGCAGGCCGGGATGAAACTCTGCATCGTCGATGTGGACCAGGCACGACTGACGGAGGCCGCGACAAAACTGTCATCGGTCGCGGGTGCCGCGAATGTGATGACGACCGTCACCGACGTCAGCAAGCCTGAGAGCGTGGCGGAACTGGAGCGTGCGGTGCGCGAGCGCTTCGGCGGCGCCGACATCCTCATGAACAATGCCGGCATCCAGCCGGGCAGCACGCTCTTCGGCGAGCCCGACAACTGGCAGCGCATCATCGGCGTGAACATGTGGGGCATCATCCACGGCTCGCGCATCTTCGCGCCCGGCATGATCGCGCGCGGCAAGGCCGGCATCATCATCAATACCGGCTCGAAACAGGGCATCACCACACCACCCGGCGATCCCGCCTACAACGTCTCGAAGGCCGGCGTGAAGGCATTCACCGAGGCACTCCAGCACGAGCTGCGCAACACCAGGGGCTGCCGGATCACCGCGCATCTGCTCATCCCCGGTTTCGTGTTCACCGGTCTCACCGCAAAGGGGCGCACCGAAAAGCCGGCTGGCGCCTGGACGCCGGAGCAGACAGTCGATTTCATGCTGACGCGGCTTGAGGCCGGCGATTTCTATATTCTGTGTCCGGACAACGACGTGCCGCGCGCACTCGACGAGAAGCGCATGCTCTGGGCCGCCGGCGATATCATCGAGAACCGCCCACCACTGTCGCGCTGGCACCCGGACCATGCGGAGGCGTTCAAGAGATTCGTGGAGGGCAACTAG
- a CDS encoding aldehyde dehydrogenase family protein, whose product MAVSQAIPITRHPFANGSYKQMLIDGEWVDAASGKRFETRNPATGELLATVAEGDKEDIDRAVAAARRAFEGPWSKIKPFERQNLLLKLADLVEKNFDELSQLDTLDMGAPVSRTRAYRLRAIGMLRYYAGQTTAIHGETIENSLPGEIFSYTLKEPVGVVGAIIPWNGPLTATIWKIGPAIATGCTVVLKPAEEAPLTSLRIAELAMEAGVPPGVINVVPGYGETAGAALASHYDVDKVAFTGSHVTGQSIIRASAGNLKRVSLELGGKSPDIVFADADLDAAVPGAAMAVFANSGQICSAGTRLFVEQSIYEEFVGRVAEFGKKLQVGNGLDPNVQIGPLVSEQQLERVTGYLDIGQKEGARALAGGGRVTEGPLAKGFFVSPTVFAGVQDNMRIAQEEIFGPVISAIAFKDMDELVKRANATTFGLGSGLWTRDVSKAHAVAKSLRAGSVWVNCYQAMDPAVPFGGYKMSGYGRESGKQHVEEYLNVKAVWIKTA is encoded by the coding sequence ATGGCTGTGTCGCAGGCTATTCCGATCACGCGCCATCCGTTCGCCAACGGGTCCTACAAGCAGATGCTGATCGACGGGGAGTGGGTGGATGCTGCTTCCGGCAAGCGCTTCGAGACGCGCAACCCTGCCACCGGCGAGCTGCTCGCAACCGTCGCCGAGGGCGATAAGGAAGACATCGATCGTGCGGTCGCCGCTGCCCGCCGCGCCTTCGAAGGTCCCTGGAGCAAGATCAAGCCGTTCGAGCGGCAGAACCTGCTGCTCAAACTCGCCGACCTCGTCGAGAAGAATTTTGACGAATTGTCGCAGCTCGACACGCTCGACATGGGCGCGCCCGTCAGCCGCACCCGCGCCTACCGGCTGCGCGCCATCGGCATGCTGCGCTACTATGCGGGCCAGACCACCGCGATCCACGGCGAGACCATCGAGAACTCGCTGCCCGGCGAGATCTTCTCCTACACGCTGAAGGAGCCGGTCGGCGTCGTCGGCGCCATCATTCCCTGGAACGGCCCGCTGACCGCGACGATCTGGAAGATCGGCCCGGCGATCGCGACCGGCTGCACCGTGGTGCTCAAGCCCGCCGAAGAAGCGCCGCTGACCTCGCTGCGCATCGCCGAGCTCGCGATGGAAGCGGGCGTGCCGCCCGGCGTCATCAACGTCGTTCCCGGCTATGGCGAGACCGCCGGCGCCGCACTCGCCTCGCATTACGATGTCGACAAGGTCGCCTTCACCGGCTCGCACGTCACCGGCCAGTCGATCATCCGCGCTTCGGCCGGCAACCTCAAGCGCGTCTCGCTCGAGCTCGGCGGCAAGTCGCCGGACATCGTGTTCGCCGATGCCGATCTCGATGCCGCCGTGCCGGGCGCGGCGATGGCGGTGTTCGCCAATTCGGGGCAGATCTGCAGCGCCGGCACGCGTCTGTTCGTCGAGCAGTCGATCTACGAGGAGTTCGTCGGCCGCGTCGCCGAGTTCGGCAAGAAGCTGCAGGTCGGCAACGGTCTCGATCCCAATGTGCAGATCGGCCCGCTCGTCTCCGAGCAGCAGCTCGAGCGCGTCACCGGCTATCTCGACATCGGCCAAAAGGAAGGTGCGCGCGCGCTCGCCGGCGGCGGCCGCGTCACCGAAGGCCCGCTGGCCAAGGGCTTCTTCGTCTCGCCGACGGTGTTCGCGGGCGTCCAGGACAACATGCGCATCGCGCAGGAGGAGATCTTCGGTCCCGTCATCTCCGCGATCGCCTTCAAGGACATGGACGAACTGGTCAAGCGCGCCAACGCCACCACGTTCGGCCTCGGCTCGGGCCTGTGGACGCGCGACGTCAGCAAGGCGCATGCGGTCGCGAAGTCGTTGCGCGCGGGTTCGGTCTGGGTGAACTGCTACCAGGCGATGGACCCGGCCGTGCCCTTCGGCGGCTACAAGATGAGCGGCTACGGCCGCGAGTCCGGCAAGCAGCACGTCGAGGAATATCTCAACGTGAAGGCCGTCTGGATCAAGACGGCGTAA
- a CDS encoding alkene reductase: MKSPALFKPLQVGPYKLAHRVAMAPLTRMRAERESFAPRPLNAEYYGQRATQGGLIIAEASPVQSNGRGNPATPGIYSEAQVSGWRKVVDAVHAKGGVIFLQLWHVGRVSHSSFHGGALPVAPSAIPIRAEGMRAMTADGKVSEYETPRALETDEVNDIVKAFRQAAKNALAAGFDGVEIHGANGYLLEQFLQSRSNQRTDQYGGSIENRARLLLEVTQAAIDVWGANRIGVRLSPYGIANDSGEPDPMPLYTHVVKALDKLGLAYLHFIEPRSSGSGRAEVNWQNVPSAMVLFRPLYSGVLITAGGFTGETANAAIADGHADAIAFGRIFISNPDLPRRLQHDYPITPYNRATFYGGEEKGYTDYPVYDELTPA; the protein is encoded by the coding sequence ATGAAATCTCCGGCGTTGTTCAAACCGTTGCAGGTCGGTCCGTACAAGCTTGCGCATCGCGTCGCGATGGCGCCGTTGACGCGCATGCGGGCGGAGCGCGAGAGCTTCGCGCCGCGTCCGCTCAATGCCGAGTATTACGGCCAGCGCGCGACGCAAGGCGGCCTGATCATCGCCGAGGCTTCGCCGGTGCAGTCGAACGGCCGCGGCAATCCTGCCACGCCCGGCATCTATTCGGAGGCGCAAGTATCCGGCTGGCGTAAGGTGGTCGATGCCGTGCACGCCAAGGGCGGCGTCATCTTCCTTCAGCTCTGGCATGTCGGCCGCGTTTCGCACTCTTCCTTCCATGGCGGTGCGCTGCCGGTGGCGCCGTCCGCGATCCCGATCCGCGCCGAGGGCATGAGGGCGATGACGGCCGACGGCAAGGTCTCCGAGTACGAGACGCCGCGCGCGCTGGAGACGGACGAGGTCAATGACATCGTCAAGGCATTCCGCCAGGCCGCTAAGAACGCGCTCGCCGCGGGCTTCGACGGCGTCGAGATCCACGGCGCCAACGGCTATCTGCTCGAGCAGTTTTTGCAGTCGCGCAGCAACCAGCGCACCGACCAATATGGCGGTTCGATCGAGAACCGTGCGCGGCTGCTGCTGGAGGTCACGCAGGCCGCGATCGACGTCTGGGGCGCGAACCGCATCGGCGTGCGGCTGTCACCTTACGGCATCGCCAACGATTCCGGTGAGCCCGATCCGATGCCGCTCTACACGCATGTGGTGAAGGCGCTCGACAAGCTTGGCCTTGCCTATCTGCACTTCATCGAGCCGCGCTCGAGCGGCTCAGGCCGCGCCGAGGTCAACTGGCAGAACGTGCCGTCGGCGATGGTGCTGTTCCGCCCGCTCTATAGCGGCGTGCTGATCACCGCCGGCGGCTTCACGGGCGAGACCGCGAATGCAGCGATCGCCGATGGCCACGCGGATGCCATCGCCTTCGGCCGCATCTTCATCTCCAACCCCGACCTGCCGCGCCGCCTGCAGCATGATTATCCGATCACGCCCTACAATCGCGCGACGTTCTACGGCGGTGAGGAGAAGGGCTACACGGACTATCCGGTGTATGACGAACTGACCCCGGCGTAA
- a CDS encoding GFA family protein → MAKAAVAAGIATGQCLCGKVTFEIDVPARWAWHDHSAASRRAHGAAYATYVGSWKKRFRVTSGKTALTRYEDRASKTTRSFCSNCGTPITYERPRGPHMINIPRALFKERTGRQPLYHIAIEELQEWAYTGEPLVPLKGFPGVVWQRSKKKKRARGEDPFELGREEM, encoded by the coding sequence ATGGCAAAAGCCGCAGTCGCTGCAGGGATCGCCACCGGGCAATGCCTCTGCGGCAAGGTCACCTTCGAGATCGACGTTCCCGCGCGCTGGGCCTGGCACGATCACTCCGCCGCCAGCCGCCGCGCCCACGGGGCGGCTTACGCCACCTATGTCGGGAGCTGGAAGAAGCGGTTTCGCGTCACGTCTGGAAAAACGGCGCTGACCCGCTACGAGGACAGAGCGAGCAAGACCACGCGCAGCTTCTGCTCCAACTGCGGCACGCCGATCACCTATGAACGTCCGCGCGGACCGCACATGATCAACATTCCGCGCGCGCTGTTCAAGGAACGCACGGGCCGCCAGCCGCTCTATCACATTGCCATCGAAGAGCTGCAGGAATGGGCCTACACCGGCGAACCGCTGGTGCCCTTGAAGGGATTTCCCGGCGTGGTGTGGCAGCGCTCGAAAAAGAAGAAGCGCGCACGCGGCGAGGATCCGTTCGAACTGGGGCGCGAGGAAATGTAG
- a CDS encoding thiamine pyrophosphate-binding protein, translating to MKNKITGRSAFLALLKDEGITHLFGNPGTTELPIMHALKDHPDLTYVMAMQESLVVAIADGYSRASGKLVACNVHVAPGLGNAMGSLYNAQFTGTPMILTAGQQEQGHGLMEPVLYGPLVRMAEPLVKWAVEVTRLEDLPRIVRRAAKIATTPPTGPVFISLPGDILNSEAGIDLGRSTRIDARTKPSDEALRAFAARLLKAERPVVVTMDEVVKSDALKEAAELAELLGAAAYQSSTPYGAHFLSESPSFMGTLARVQKVARDTLAPYDLLIALGGDPLRMSVYSEVDALPDGLGIVQIGLVDREIAKNYGAEIALKADLKETLHALIPVLKEMGGAALAQRAKQRLAELVPKNWTARRPALVEQIGKSAGRTPIDPDWMVLQMVEAMPEHAILVDEGLTSGRQITNLHPHRDRYGYHGLASGGIGWGLPASVGVSLANPDRPVVCFSGDGSAMYSIQSLWTAAHHELPLSVVIANNGGYRIIKQRLLAFHGDDNYVGMDFVDPPVDFAGIARSLGCEAIKVSDPRELKATLSSAFNRPGTKLIEVMVDGKV from the coding sequence GTGAAGAACAAGATCACCGGCCGTTCCGCCTTTCTCGCGCTGCTCAAGGACGAGGGCATCACCCATCTGTTCGGCAATCCCGGCACCACCGAGCTGCCGATCATGCATGCGCTGAAGGACCATCCTGACCTCACCTATGTGATGGCGATGCAGGAGAGCCTGGTGGTCGCGATCGCCGACGGCTACAGCCGCGCCTCCGGAAAACTCGTGGCCTGCAATGTCCATGTCGCGCCCGGTCTCGGCAATGCGATGGGCTCGCTCTACAACGCCCAGTTCACGGGCACGCCGATGATCCTCACCGCCGGCCAGCAGGAGCAAGGGCATGGCCTGATGGAACCGGTGCTGTATGGCCCGCTGGTGCGGATGGCCGAGCCGCTGGTGAAATGGGCGGTGGAAGTGACGCGGCTGGAGGACCTGCCGCGCATCGTGCGCCGCGCCGCCAAGATCGCGACCACGCCGCCGACCGGGCCGGTGTTCATCTCGTTGCCGGGCGACATCCTGAACAGCGAGGCCGGCATCGATCTCGGCCGCTCCACCCGCATCGATGCCCGCACCAAGCCGTCCGACGAGGCGCTCAGGGCCTTCGCCGCGCGGCTGCTCAAGGCCGAGCGCCCGGTGGTCGTGACCATGGACGAGGTGGTCAAGAGCGACGCGCTCAAGGAAGCCGCCGAACTCGCCGAGCTGCTGGGAGCTGCCGCCTATCAGTCCTCCACGCCCTATGGCGCGCATTTCCTCTCGGAGAGCCCGAGCTTCATGGGCACGCTGGCACGCGTGCAGAAGGTCGCGCGTGATACGCTCGCGCCCTACGATCTCCTGATCGCGCTCGGCGGCGATCCCCTGCGGATGTCGGTCTATAGCGAGGTCGATGCGCTGCCGGACGGCCTCGGCATCGTGCAGATCGGCCTCGTCGACCGGGAGATCGCCAAGAACTACGGCGCGGAGATCGCTCTGAAGGCAGATTTGAAGGAGACCCTGCACGCGCTGATCCCCGTGCTGAAAGAGATGGGCGGTGCTGCGCTGGCGCAGCGCGCCAAGCAGCGTCTCGCCGAACTCGTGCCGAAGAACTGGACCGCGCGGCGCCCCGCGCTGGTCGAGCAGATCGGCAAGAGCGCCGGCCGCACGCCGATCGATCCGGACTGGATGGTGCTGCAAATGGTCGAGGCCATGCCTGAGCATGCGATCCTCGTCGACGAAGGGCTCACCTCCGGACGCCAGATCACGAACCTGCATCCGCATCGCGACCGCTACGGCTATCACGGTCTTGCCTCCGGCGGCATCGGCTGGGGCCTGCCGGCTTCCGTCGGCGTCAGCCTCGCCAATCCGGATCGCCCCGTCGTGTGCTTTTCCGGCGACGGCAGCGCGATGTATTCGATCCAGTCGCTGTGGACCGCCGCGCACCACGAGCTGCCGCTATCAGTCGTCATCGCCAACAATGGCGGCTACCGCATCATCAAGCAGCGCCTGCTCGCCTTCCATGGCGACGACAATTACGTCGGCATGGATTTCGTCGACCCGCCGGTGGATTTCGCAGGGATCGCCAGGTCGCTGGGCTGCGAGGCGATCAAGGTGAGCGATCCCCGCGAGCTGAAGGCGACGCTGTCATCCGCGTTCAACCGGCCGGGGACGAAACTGATCGAGGTGATGGTGGACGGGAAGGTGTAG
- a CDS encoding LLM class flavin-dependent oxidoreductase: protein MAKQIRLNAFAMNCVAHQSPGLWTHPRDRTAEYNRLPYWLDLARTLERGRFDGLFLADVLGVYDVYGNSPDAALRNAAQTPSNEPLLLLSAMAAVTKDLGFGVTSNLSFEPPYPFARRMSTLDHLTEGRIGWNVVTGYLDSAARGAGKDKQTGHDDRYDIADEYMEVVYKLWEGSWEDDAVVRDRTRGIFTDPAKVHRVNHEGANYRINNTIHLSEPSPQRTPVLYQAGTSPRGRQFAARHAECVFMSGPSAKVIGPRVSAIRQEAAALGRNPAEILMFSMMTIILGRTEAEAKEKYADYRRHISPEGALALMSGWTGVDFSGYDLDQQVRHVQNDAGRSAMDNVTRADPDRVWTVRDVIEHVGIGGAGPVVVGTPEMVADKIEEWFEATDVDGLNVAFAISPGDFEDIADMLVPELTKRGRYKPDYAKGTLREKLFGAGRARLGAPHPAAGYRVGKKG, encoded by the coding sequence ATGGCCAAGCAAATCCGGCTCAATGCATTCGCGATGAATTGCGTCGCACACCAATCGCCGGGCTTGTGGACCCATCCGCGCGACCGCACCGCCGAATATAATCGCCTGCCCTACTGGCTCGATCTCGCCCGGACATTGGAGCGCGGCCGGTTCGACGGGCTGTTCCTGGCCGACGTGCTCGGCGTCTACGACGTCTATGGCAACAGTCCGGACGCGGCTTTGCGCAATGCAGCACAGACGCCGTCGAACGAGCCGCTGCTGCTGCTGTCGGCGATGGCCGCGGTGACGAAAGATCTCGGCTTCGGCGTCACCAGCAACCTGTCCTTCGAGCCGCCCTACCCGTTCGCGCGGCGGATGTCGACGCTCGATCACCTCACCGAGGGACGGATCGGCTGGAACGTCGTCACCGGCTATCTCGACAGCGCTGCGCGCGGCGCCGGCAAGGACAAGCAGACCGGGCATGACGACCGCTACGACATCGCCGACGAATATATGGAGGTGGTCTATAAGCTCTGGGAAGGAAGCTGGGAGGACGACGCGGTGGTGCGCGACCGCACGCGCGGCATCTTCACCGATCCGGCTAAAGTTCATCGCGTCAACCACGAGGGCGCGAACTACCGCATCAACAACACCATCCATCTGAGCGAGCCGTCACCGCAGCGCACGCCGGTGTTGTACCAGGCCGGCACCTCGCCGCGCGGCCGGCAATTCGCAGCGCGCCACGCCGAATGCGTGTTCATGTCGGGACCCTCGGCAAAGGTGATAGGCCCTCGCGTCTCCGCGATCCGCCAGGAGGCTGCTGCGCTCGGCCGCAACCCGGCCGAGATCCTGATGTTCTCGATGATGACGATCATCCTCGGGCGGACGGAAGCCGAAGCAAAGGAGAAATACGCCGACTACCGCCGCCACATCAGCCCCGAAGGCGCGCTGGCGCTGATGTCGGGATGGACCGGCGTCGACTTCTCCGGCTACGACCTCGACCAGCAGGTGCGCCACGTCCAGAATGATGCCGGTCGCAGCGCGATGGACAACGTCACCCGCGCCGATCCCGACCGCGTCTGGACCGTACGCGACGTCATCGAGCATGTCGGCATCGGCGGCGCCGGTCCGGTCGTGGTCGGCACACCGGAGATGGTCGCGGACAAGATCGAGGAGTGGTTCGAGGCAACCGACGTCGACGGGCTCAACGTCGCCTTTGCGATTTCGCCCGGCGATTTCGAGGATATCGCCGACATGCTGGTTCCCGAGCTGACCAAGCGCGGAAGGTACAAGCCGGACTACGCCAAGGGCACGCTGCGGGAGAAGCTGTTCGGCGCCGGCCGAGCGCGGCTCGGCGCGCCACATCCGGCGGCGGGGTATCGGGTCGGAAAGAAGGGGTAG
- a CDS encoding M20 family metallopeptidase, translating to MTRADAIARARNEIQSGAFLTELDRRVAYRTESQNPARGAELCAYLEQEMRPAFAALDFESRLVESPSGKAPFLVAEHHESASVPTVLIYGHGDVVDGMEGEWRDNRDPWRTTTAGARVYGRGTADNKGQHSINMAALRAVRDARGGKLGFNAKFIVEMGEEIGSPDLGKVCDANRDALKADLFMASDGPRLSADRPTLFLGCRGGIRIHLDVNLRDGGHHSGNWGGVLANPATILVNAISTLVDGHGRLQLEALKPPRLTNQIRSYLADVQVVPTEDEPALADNWGEEGLSPAERLYAWNTLEVLAMSSGNIEKPANAIPGHANAVLQLRFVVGTKVDGLVEAIRAHLVAKGFPMVEVRAAQSFAASRTDFDSPWIKWAADSVEKTTGKAPAVLPNFGGSLPNDVFSEILGLPTIWVPHSYPGCSQHAPNEHILLPLTEEALTVMAGLFWDLGELPRPLT from the coding sequence ATGACCAGAGCCGACGCCATCGCCCGCGCCCGCAACGAGATTCAGTCCGGCGCGTTCCTCACCGAGCTCGACCGCCGTGTCGCGTACCGGACCGAGAGCCAGAATCCGGCGCGCGGTGCCGAGCTGTGCGCCTATCTGGAACAGGAGATGCGGCCCGCGTTCGCCGCGCTGGATTTCGAAAGCCGGCTGGTGGAATCCCCGAGCGGCAAGGCGCCGTTCCTCGTTGCCGAGCATCACGAGAGCGCCTCAGTGCCGACCGTGCTGATCTATGGCCATGGCGACGTCGTCGACGGCATGGAAGGCGAGTGGCGCGACAACCGCGATCCCTGGCGCACCACCACGGCCGGTGCGCGCGTCTATGGCCGCGGCACCGCCGACAACAAGGGCCAGCACAGCATCAACATGGCGGCGCTGCGCGCGGTGCGCGACGCCCGTGGTGGCAAGCTCGGCTTCAACGCCAAGTTCATCGTCGAGATGGGCGAGGAGATCGGCTCACCCGACCTCGGCAAGGTTTGCGATGCCAATCGCGACGCCCTGAAGGCCGACCTCTTCATGGCTTCCGACGGGCCGCGCCTGTCCGCCGACCGGCCGACGTTGTTCCTCGGTTGCCGCGGCGGCATCCGCATCCATCTCGACGTCAACTTGCGCGATGGCGGGCACCATTCCGGCAATTGGGGCGGCGTGCTCGCCAATCCCGCGACCATTCTGGTCAACGCCATTTCCACGCTGGTCGATGGTCACGGCCGCCTCCAGCTCGAAGCCCTGAAGCCGCCGCGGCTGACCAACCAGATCCGCAGCTATCTTGCGGACGTGCAGGTCGTGCCGACCGAGGACGAGCCGGCGCTCGCGGACAATTGGGGCGAGGAGGGGCTGTCGCCCGCCGAACGGCTCTATGCCTGGAATACGCTCGAAGTGCTGGCGATGTCGTCAGGCAATATCGAGAAGCCGGCGAACGCCATCCCCGGCCATGCCAACGCCGTGCTGCAACTGCGTTTCGTGGTCGGCACCAAGGTCGATGGGCTGGTCGAAGCCATCCGCGCCCACCTGGTCGCCAAGGGCTTTCCGATGGTCGAGGTGCGGGCGGCACAGAGCTTTGCCGCCTCGCGCACCGATTTCGACAGCCCCTGGATCAAATGGGCGGCGGACTCGGTTGAGAAGACCACCGGCAAGGCGCCGGCCGTACTGCCGAACTTTGGCGGGTCGTTGCCCAATGACGTGTTTTCCGAGATACTTGGCCTGCCGACGATCTGGGTGCCGCACTCCTATCCCGGCTGCTCCCAGCATGCGCCCAACGAGCACATCCTGCTTCCGCTGACCGAAGAGGCCTTGACGGTGATGGCCGGCCTGTTCTGGGATCTCGGCGAATTGCCGCGGCCGTTAACCTGA
- a CDS encoding amino acid ABC transporter substrate-binding protein produces MRHFRSIGLALAATFAVSQASAQELTGTLKNIKDTGAITLGFRDSSIPFSYLDDNQKPIGFAMDICYKIVDAVKKELKLDKLEVKLNPVTSATRIPLMANGTIDLECGSTTNNAERQKQVWFTNTHFLTASRYVFKKSSGLKSIDDLKGKTVVSTAGTTNIKQLTEANVARSLGANIIPAKDHAEAFLMVETDRAVAFVMDDILLASLVAGSKNPSDYVISKDAFSKPEPYGIMLRKDDTAFKKVVDAATAALYTSGEGQKIYDKWFTQKIPPKGLNLNTPISDELKHEFAKPSDSPNPDDYK; encoded by the coding sequence GTGAGACATTTCCGTAGCATCGGCCTCGCCCTCGCCGCGACCTTCGCCGTCAGCCAGGCCAGTGCCCAGGAGCTGACCGGCACGCTGAAGAACATCAAGGACACCGGCGCCATCACGCTCGGCTTCCGCGACTCCTCGATCCCGTTCTCCTATCTCGACGACAACCAGAAGCCCATCGGGTTTGCGATGGACATCTGCTACAAGATCGTCGACGCGGTGAAGAAGGAGCTCAAGCTCGACAAGCTCGAGGTCAAGCTCAACCCGGTGACCTCCGCGACCCGTATCCCGCTGATGGCCAACGGCACCATCGACCTCGAATGCGGCTCCACCACCAACAATGCCGAGCGCCAGAAGCAGGTGTGGTTCACCAACACCCATTTCCTCACCGCCAGCCGCTACGTGTTCAAGAAGTCGAGCGGCCTGAAGTCGATCGACGACCTCAAGGGCAAGACGGTGGTCTCGACCGCCGGTACCACCAACATCAAGCAGCTCACCGAAGCCAATGTCGCCCGTAGTCTCGGCGCCAACATCATCCCGGCCAAGGACCACGCCGAAGCCTTCCTGATGGTCGAGACCGACCGCGCCGTCGCTTTCGTGATGGACGACATCCTGCTCGCGAGCCTCGTCGCCGGCTCGAAGAATCCATCCGACTACGTGATCTCCAAGGACGCGTTCTCCAAGCCCGAGCCCTATGGCATCATGCTGCGCAAGGACGACACGGCCTTCAAGAAGGTGGTCGATGCGGCGACCGCGGCGCTCTACACCTCAGGCGAAGGCCAGAAGATCTACGACAAGTGGTTCACGCAGAAGATCCCGCCGAAGGGCCTGAACCTCAACACGCCGATTTCGGACGAGCTGAAGCACGAGTTCGCAAAGCCCTCGGACTCGCCGAACCCGGACGACTATAAGTAA